Genomic window (Dolosigranulum savutiense):
TGCAAGTTCAGGTCAATGGGGATTATATTTTTGTCGGATTGGCTTTAATCGACAATCCGAATTATGAAGCTGAGATGATTCATGATTTGTTGGTGAACCGTCTGACTTGGCAAGGTCTTCCCGAAGATGTTGTCCTTATTCCAGATCATACAAAAGAAGCGTATAAGCCTTTCACGGAAGAAACGATGGAACATGTGTTACAACGCGTACTCGAGGTCAAAAAAGGCGAAATCATGATTGGACGAGTTATTGAGCCGGGAAGTGACTTGTTGGAGGATGCGACTGAACAAATCGCCTTTATAAAGGCGAGCATTGATTTGATTTTACCGCTTTATGCACAAACCTTGCAAACTTATCGAAGAGCGGAAGAAATAGAATAATCCTACGATATTAACAAGTTATCTATGAATTAATAAGTTTACTTGAAAACGCCACCTGTATATATGTGATGAGAACGTAATGGTTGATTTATCCGTTAGTCTACATTATAATAAATGTGTAGATAATTAAAAATGACAACTTCAGATAGAAGTGAATGCCCTATTCGTTCATTTAGTAGGGAATGAACTTAACTATGAAAAGGAGCGGTTTTAAATGAGAAAAGCATTTATTAGTCCAACAAAGTATGTTCAAGGTGAAGATGAACTTAAAAACTTAGGATATTACGTTAGCCAGTTTGGTAAAAAAGCGCTCATCGTTGGAAAAGATGAAGATATCGAGCGTGTTCGTGAGAAACTTGACTTTACGAAAGATAAATTTAATATCGAATTTGTTGATGCAAATTTCCAAGGTGAAGTTACTCGCAATGAAATTGAGCGCCTACAAACATTACAGGAAGAACATAATTGTGATGCGGTTGTCGGTCTCGGTGGTGGGAAAGCATGTGATACGGCTAAATGTGTAGCAGAGGGGAAGCATGTTATTATTGCCCCAACAATTGTAGCCCAAGATGCACCGACGAGTCACTCAGCCGTTGTTTATCATGAAGATGGCTCATTCGATGACTATGCATATTTTGAAAGCAGCCCATCAGTTATTCTTATCGATACTACTGTGATAGCTAATGCGCCGACACGCTTCTTATTAGCAGGTATGGGCGATGCGCTGGCAACATACTTCGAAGCACGAGCAACGCGTCGTTCGTATTCCAATGTAAATGCCGGCTTGCCAAACGGTGTACGAGGAGGAGCAGCTGATGAGGCGAAAGGAACCAATGCTGCCTTTGCTTTAGCAAAACTATCTTATGAAATGCTGCTCGAGCACGGAAAAGCCGCTAAAATTGCCTCTGATATAAATCAAGTAACACCTGCATTAGAAGATATCATTGAGACAAATGTTCTACTGTCAGGTTTAGGTTTTGAGAGCGGTGGACTGGCAGCCGTACATGCGATTTACAATGGTATTTCCATTCTCCATGAAAAATATGATGCACTACATGGCGAAATTGTCAGTTTCGGAACACTTTGCCAGCTTGTATTGGAGAATGCACCAAAAGAAGAACTAGAAGAAGTGATGGCTTTCCAAGCGTCAGTCGGCTTACCAATGACCTTAGCAGATATTGGTCTTGATGAGATTACTGATGAAGAATTGCAAGCAGTTGCAGAGAAGGCTCTTATTCCAGAAGAATCTATTCACGCTATGCCATTCGATGTCACTGTTGAGGCCGTTAAAGCAGCTATTCTTACCGCAGACAAGCTAGGCCAAGCTTATAAAGAGAACCACCAATAATTGATTATTGCCTAACTTTTGGAGGTATCTGAATAGTTAAGAAGCAATCCTTGAAGTGAGAGCCTTGAAGCGAGAAAAGTGTCTCTTCTTCAAGGATTGTTTGCTTATAGAGATTGCCTTTCATGATACAATTTATCTTTTATCAGAGGGTTATTCATATCTTTGGACAAATGGATACACCTATTATATAATGAATTAAATCATAAAAGGAGGCGCTAACATGAGAGAGTTATTTACATTTCCAACTGATATATTGTTGAGCGACGAACGGGAGTATTTGACGATAGCAATAAACCGTGAAGAAGATGGATTTACTGCGGATAAAAAGCAGACCAAATTCGATAACTTAGTGAAAAAAGGCTACAGCTTGATTGAAGAGAAGCATGGGAAAGAAGTGGCTGAAGCGTATACTGAGCAGTTAAACACGGATTTTGTAAATCCGAGCTTCTGGCGATCAGTGAAAGCAAGTATTATTT
Coding sequences:
- a CDS encoding DUF1054 family protein, which produces MKQVFKSSVYAIFDIDGLDERMAAIRAEIQPVFQAIGDKFQPDVNEQLNMNGIFHIAQHARRTKNPPSSTWCAMGGDSRGYKKYPHLQVQVNGDYIFVGLALIDNPNYEAEMIHDLLVNRLTWQGLPEDVVLIPDHTKEAYKPFTEETMEHVLQRVLEVKKGEIMIGRVIEPGSDLLEDATEQIAFIKASIDLILPLYAQTLQTYRRAEEIE
- a CDS encoding glycerol dehydrogenase translates to MRKAFISPTKYVQGEDELKNLGYYVSQFGKKALIVGKDEDIERVREKLDFTKDKFNIEFVDANFQGEVTRNEIERLQTLQEEHNCDAVVGLGGGKACDTAKCVAEGKHVIIAPTIVAQDAPTSHSAVVYHEDGSFDDYAYFESSPSVILIDTTVIANAPTRFLLAGMGDALATYFEARATRRSYSNVNAGLPNGVRGGAADEAKGTNAAFALAKLSYEMLLEHGKAAKIASDINQVTPALEDIIETNVLLSGLGFESGGLAAVHAIYNGISILHEKYDALHGEIVSFGTLCQLVLENAPKEELEEVMAFQASVGLPMTLADIGLDEITDEELQAVAEKALIPEESIHAMPFDVTVEAVKAAILTADKLGQAYKENHQ